The following is a genomic window from Eubalaena glacialis isolate mEubGla1 chromosome 18, mEubGla1.1.hap2.+ XY, whole genome shotgun sequence.
AGGTCCTCCATAGGTGATCTCCTTGAGGGTCTGCGCCATGTTGGATAGGTAAAAGTAGtgtcaataataatgataataatctgTAATGTATTAGGCACTAAGAATTTTAGATTGACTAGttgaatcctcacaataatcctatgaatTAATCACTattattttacccattttattgatgaagaaactgagactcataaTGCTTAAGTAATTTGCCTTGCATGGGAGAATTAGCAAGCGGTGTGGCCAGAACCTGAATTTGGATTGCCTGCCTGCAGAACCTTTGCCTCTGAGCACTCCACGGCTGTTGATGGGGCACCTGGATAACCGTGCTGGGCACTGTGTTTTAGATACAGGACAGCATGAACAAGGGCCTCTCATTTTTATCCCTCTGTGCTCTTGTTCTGTCCACTCTTTCCATCAAAGGGAGAATTTTGTGtgctgcattttgttttttaataaattcataatGTTATGAGATGTAACCTATTTTTAGTAGGTGAGGGCTTGTTTATCTTCTAGAAGGTTGTTCCATTAATGAGGGTGAGGgaaattccctggccgtccagtggttaagactttgtgctttcactgccatggccagggttcgatccctggtcggggaactaagatccctcaagccacgtggctcggccaaaaaaaaaagaaagagggtaaGAATCCTCTATTGTCCAAAGTGGATGGAGCTGGAAATGGGTCACCGGGGGCATGGGCAGGATGTCAGGACCCTGGCAGGAGGAGGGGTAGAGAAGGAAGGAGGCTAGGATGCCAGAGACCAACAACAAAGGGACAGGTGCCTATCCCAGGAAGGTCACTTGGTCTTGCGAGGCTGGCCCTTGGACTAAGAGATAACTTGACTTTTGGGGTCATATATGTTTATGGCAGAAGTAAGTTTGGTCACTTTTTGGTCATGAACGGCATCTGCAAACCCTGCCAGATATTATGAGGTATATTAGCAGGATGACATGTATGCTGTTTCATTGACTCTTCCCAAAAGTCCAGGAAACTGAgagtcagagaggttaaacaacttgcTGAAGGCCACACAACATGTACACTGTAGAGTTAGTATTCAATCTCAGGTTCTTCTCAGGCTGAATCTGGTCCTTCTAACCATGACCATTAGCTGCCTTTCCATAAACGAATGGTGAATTGAACTGAACTCCTCAGGAGGGATTTGCAGTTCTTCGTTTTGGCCAGGATGTCCTTTCCTTCTCTACCAGCTAATATTCTGCTTATCCTTCTGGGTCCAGCTAGAGGAATCCCTTCCCTATCCCCTTTTCCCAGTGTGACCTTTTTCCTGTATTAAAGCACTTACAGCATTCTGCCTCATGGTTTAATTCCCTGCAAAGATGTTGCCTTCCCCAACAGATTCTATGCCCTTGAGAACAGGATCCACGTGGATTGTGCTAGATGGTTTGTTTACCTCTCCACATCTGCTCTCCTTTTCCACCCTGCTCTGCATCCTGGGAGGCTGACCTAAATGGGCAAGACCGAAGGCTTCTATGCCCACTGGCCTCAagttgggtttggccaatgggagccctgggagggactggagggagggaggaaaattaGGTTGGGGTACTTACAGCCCCAACTCCCTTCCTGCAGGGTGCCTTGGGCCGGCCACTCTTCTGCGCTACAGTCATAGCTGTAAGGTGACCTTCTGCACGCAGCCCCCTCTGCTTCCACATCCAGgtctcctgaattgcaattcaCTAAGGTTCTGGAAACTGCGCAACACCCCACATGGAACCTTGTAGCATGCGGCTCAATGAACAGCTGTTAAGCTAAATTAGGGGCAggtgtgtttgtttgttcgtttgttcaAATGAAAAGCAGGAGAGAAAGGATTTTAAATGATCTTGAGAACTAGGaccagatggcaaataagctccTAGGCTCCTGGCAAacagtttctatttatttttttgtttggatgatcttaactttttttccttaaattaataTACAGcaaatttgactttaaaaattttcaggTACAATTCTATGAATTTCAGCATGTGTTTAGATttgtgtaactaccaccacaattAGGACACAGAACACCAAAAACTCTCAAGCCATCACTTCGTAGTAacaccactgatctgttctccatccttatatttttgtctttttgagaatgtcatataaatgaaatcaaacagtAGGTAACCGTTAGGCTTCTTTCACTCATGAACATCTTTGAAATTCCGTTACGTGTAAcgacagtttttcctttttattgctgagtaatatcgtgctgtatgaatgtaccacagtttatttatccattcacatttgggttgtttctagttattgattattaataaagctgctctaaatatttgtgtacaggtttttgtgtgaacgtaggttttcatttcccttgggtaaTGTTATGGACTGGATGCgttgtcccccccaaattcatatgttgaagccccaatccccagtgtgactgcatttggagatagggcttttatggaggtaattaggttagatgaggtcataaggatggggccCTAATCTCACTgaactagtgtccttataagagaaagggaCACCAGAGTTCTCTCTCTTTGTGAGCACAGGGGAACGACCATGTAGAGATGCatcaagaaggtggccatctgcgaACCACGaaaagagctctcaccagaaaccaaatttgCCAACACCTTGGTTATGGACTTCTAgctccagacctgtgagaaaatgtctattgtttaagcttctgagtttgtggcattttgttatggcagcctgagtagACTGATACAGGTAAATATtctatggtaagtgtatgtttaaccttgtgagaaactgccagacagttttccagagtggctttaccattttgcattcccaccagcagcatatGAGAGTTCCGGTTGCTCTGAAGCTTTGCCAACCTATGGTATTATCAttagtttttatttgtgttttctatgTTGATACTTTCTGCATACTATGTTTTGTAGGTGGTAAAAGTCaaggaagcattttattttattttatttttatttttatttaaaaaaaatttttatttattttacttatttgtttttggctgcgttggctttctgttgctgtgtgtggcctttctcttgttgtggtgagcgggggctgctctttgttgaggtgcgtgggcttctcattgcggtggctcctcttgttgaggagcataggctctaggtgagcgggcttcagtagttgtggcacacgggctctagagcacaggctcagtagttgtggcacacgggcttagttgctccgcggcatgtgggatcttcccaggccagggctcgaacccatgtcgcctgcattggcaggcggattcgtaaccactgcgccaccagggaagtcccaaggaagcattttaaagctgaaaatattttgaaagtatcCTACTGTGGTCCCATCCATCACTGGGTGgtccatttctctttccttgtctttccgCTGGCCTCATTCTATTCCTAGGGCAATGTCCCCTAGGCAGAGCCAGCTAGTGATCTGGCAAATTAGAGTCTTCATCAGAGGTGAATCCATCTCTGAGAAAGTTGAGGAAGAGGTTAGGTGTGGGTAGGTCTGGCTTTACAGGCCTTATGCTTCATTTAAACTTCtgttgtcaccatcttgaaattcttaataatttttgaacaagggctCACATTTTAATTTCACATGGGCCCTTCAATTATGTAACCAGTCCTGGGTGTGAGTGTCACAGGCAAGACAAGGCTGCTCACCAGGTTCACTCAGAAAAGGGCCCTCATCTGTCTTACCAACCACACCTCTAAACTAAGCCAAGCCCAACCTGAGGGTTTGACCTGTCTCCTTGGTGCTCCTGCTGCCTGTCTTTTGTGCTGACTTGGGATAAGCATGATTAATTTGGAGGCTTCACAAGAGACTTGTTGACTTAGGATTCCAGTATCCAAACAAGGATTTGCCTTAATTAGGACTTCTTAACTGGAAGGCAAATGGAACCTCCCTCTTCCACCCTGACACCCCCAAAATGTACTTTGGCGTTTATATGGGAGAGGTAAATCGACAGCATTATAATGTCCTCCTAAGTGTCACTCTGCCAGCCCGGTTGGCAAGAAGCTCATTCAAAGAAAGGTGATTTACAGGGGAGTCTTACCACCTTCCTGTGGATCACTGAATGCCTAAGTCCAGGAAGATGAATGGTGTTAACCAGAGGCAGTGGGGGTGGCAGCAGGAGGGGACAAGGAGTGGGAAGGTCACAGGGTGTGCAGGCAGCATCCTGAGCTGGCTGCCAACCACGCACGTGACCTCAGGCCATCGACCTAACCACTCTGGACTCAGTTATTCCCCCTCTAGCGTGGCTTAACAATACTCCCTCATAGGACTGTTTGATTGTGAGGAATAAACGAGAGGACGTGTGTAAAACATCCGAGGCTGGCATGTACCCACCCCTCCGGAAGTGAATGGAGTTGGTGTCACCTTTGACTGCTGTGTGCATACTCGGGGAAGAATACAGTCTGTGCTTCTCTGAAAAGGTACTACATGGACCTGCTTGATCCTCTTTGCAGCTTCCTGGGAGCTGCGCCAGAATTATCAGGCCCCTTTTGGAGTTAGGAAAAAGAAAGCGAGgttatcagaaaataaaagaggagtcAAATATAGAGCATTCATTCACAGCTTTGAAAACTTTTACCCATGTGTCCAGGATTAAAAGAGcaatgacagggcttccctggtgacgcagtggttaagaatccacctgccaatgcaggggacacaggttcgagccctggtccggaaagatcccacatgccacagagcaactaagcccgtgtgccacaactactgaagcccgcgcacctacagcccgtgctccacaagagaagccaccacggtaagaagcctgtgcacagcaatgaagagtagcccccgctcaccgcaactagagaaagcctgcgtgcagcaacgaagacccaacgcagccaaaaataaataaataaataaaaataaatttatttaaaaaaaaaaagagcaatgacAGACCTACCAAACTGATGACACCTATGATGGTTTATGAAGATGGCCCGGTGGGGTCTTTAAAAGAGATAAGATGAACGTAGTGATAGAGTGGAATCCGGATgacctgggttctaatcccagctctgctatttcCAGGCTGTTAGACCTTAAattattcaacctctctgtgcctcagtgtctccatctgttaaatgaggattaaataacacaACCTGCCTcttagagttgttgtgaggatggaaCAAGATGATGAATGTAAACTGTACTTGGTACCAAGTAGCACTTGGTACCtgctaatttgtttatttatttatttatctatttatttctttttccttctagttttattgagatataattgatatataacactgtataagttcaaggtatacagcataatgtttTGGATTTTACACATcataaaatgattatcacaataagtttaatgaacatccACCATCCCTTAAAGATACAAcgttaaagaaacaaaaatttgtgtgtgtatgtgtgtgatgagaactcttaggagtCACTctgttaacaactttcatatataacatacagcagtgttaatgcTTTTCGTTACTTACATGTTTGGGTAAACCCTGGAGTCCACGATCTTAGCCCCATTCCTCAACCCCGGGTGGAGGTGGCATTCTAGGGTAGGGGATGGCCTCCAAGCGGGGGGTCTGTGAGTCCCAGAACTGACTATGACCCTGGGACATGGAGGAAGGGCACAGCTAGTTGCTTAGTAACAGGGCTTTCTTTGCAGCGAAGAGAGGGCTGGTGTTTACAGGTAACTAGGTGGGGGGTTGTAATTTGTAAAGAAGAAGTTACCGGTTAAACAAAAGGGAATTCTTCTGATGGAATGAATAGGGCTTGGTGCTAGCAGGAAGAGCCCCCTTCCAGGCCCTGCCCATCCCACagatggggcggggggtgggggcggggggtgtcaTTATGCAGATTGGACTGGTGTCTTCCTGTGACCATAGAAACGGAACCCGTTCTCTTTCAGCTGTGCTCTGAGGAAGGGTTATTTAACTCTGGCACCTGAGGGTCAGCCACACAGAGCCTCCTCACCTCGGGACATCCCAGGGCACTCACCCTCTGCGTCCAGCTGAGATGGGATGCCACTCCAGCAAGAGCACCAAGGTGGCCGGGGAGTCCCAGAAACCCGCAGAACAGCCCGAGGGAGAGGAGCCAAATCTGGGGGCTGGCACAGAGGCAGCAGATGGCAAAGACGCCTCCTTGAAGGATGGTGCCCCTGAGCAGAAGAAATGAGATGCTTCTCTCTGGATTCGGACCCTCACCTCATCCGTGGAACTGCCTTTGGCCAGTGAGGCTCGGGACAAACCCCATCCTGAGAAGCTccaaagagagggaggagagagaaatccCCGCCTTTGGGATTCAGGCTTCAGAAATTACCTTCATCGGGCTTTGCTCTGGAGCTGAGAGGGACATGCGGCCACGGGGAGTCCTATTTCCCCAGCTCTCCGACAGAGAGGACGAAAGAAGTCTTCACACATCCTGGGACTTTCCCTGAGCTTCTGGAAACGGGGGAGCCCCATAGCAGACTGCTCTGGCTCTGGTGAATCTCTGCTGCTAAGCTGTGACTGTCTAGTGACCCTACCCCCTTCCATGTGCCTCCCTTTTCTGAACTCTGAAAGCTCTGTGGTCATAGCATCGATGGGGACGTGTGgcactcagtttctttatttccttctttctttctttcttttttttttttttttttggtttgtttttttctctctccttttttctaatTAGCTGGCTGAATAGCCAGTGCCCATCACAGGAAGGTTTGGGGTTTGGCTCACTCCACACTGTTTGTATGAATACTTTAATATTTAACTTGGAGAATTGTTAATGAATTATGGGAACAATCGGGATCAGACTGTGATCATGGCAGTGGGAGACAACAAGGCCTTGATCATCCAGTAAGTGGAACACTGAGTGctggtgggaaggaaggaggagggattcgtgttcttggttttttaatccCCAGAAAAATGTCCCTCTGCTGATGTTCCTGTGTCTCCTCACATCAAGAGTCTGTCAATCTGAACCCTCTAGCATCTGAGCTATCTGTATCCAGCCTTTGGAAATACTTCGCTGTTTACTGACATGTCTGTcagcttctcttttttccccccttgcatgtgttttgtttttaatttgacacCAAAGCATTGTAATTTGAAATCAAATGGATATGTTTGCAAATAAATGATGACGTAACACGTTTGAAAGACCGGACTGGGGAGCCGGGATTAGAGTATCAGCAGGGAAGTGTGGGTGTGATTCTGTAGAACGCAAGTGAGCGAAGGGGCTATGGAGACAGCACGTTACAGGAAATGACCCTTCTTTTTGGCCATCGAAACCTCAGAAACTGAAGAGGATTCTTTTGAGAATCTGGCAACTGGGGTAAAgagcagggaagaaggaaggacaaGAAGTAGAGCAATTCGGCCTGCAAATTGACTGCAGAGCGTTCCTTTTGCTTCAGCGGAGCCTGATGTCTTTtagggagggagcaggagagatGGGGCCTCCTCAGCTGGCCCGAAGCCCTGCTTTTTCCCCGGGGGTAGGAAGCTTGCAGTGGGCCAGGAAACAGGCCTGGGCTTGCAGCTGGGGATCAGGAAGTTTGGGGCCTCTTTCTGCAGCTTTCTGGGCATAGGCCAAGCTCTGGTaactgctttcaatttttttttttttaatacaattctgtttttctccctcctcccacctaaTGGAAATTCACCCTGCAAAATAGGACAGTGTCTGGTAAGAAGCTGCTCACAGTATACACCCTCAGGACTCCTGGAAAAAGTTCTCAGCTGGTGGTGAGGTTTTGAGGCAGAGTGGTGCTTATTTCACCAGCTCCTGAGGGGCGAAACTCACTCAGCTTCTTACCAAATCAAGTGAAGGAGACTCCAGGTCCTTAGAAGTTCAGAAAACAGGGTGGTTTGTTTTGCTTCCTTCTGGGATGGTGTAAAATGCTTGTTTAATTAAATTCAAGATCCCTGAGGGTTTTCAAAACTGGATTCTTCATCCACCTCCAGCTGTGGCAGGCACGCTGCAATTTGCCAGGAAGTTAATCTGTAACAGGAAATAGGACCCAGTTTCTTTGTAAGGACATTCCAATTGTGCCATTGGGGCCCAGTATCACTCATCTGTCTCCCTCTGAGGCTCAAGTGCCTGGTGAAAGTGGCCAGAATTATGTTTACTCAAATGAGCTTTAAACTCTTTAAAGACAGTGTCTGCGTAGACTTGGCCCATAAATTGAAAGCCATTGCTCTGGCCCACTTCCAAAACTACTGGAAGAGGAGGAGTTTGTTTACTAGTCACCTTTCTATCCACCTATCCCTCCATCTattcgtccatccatccatccattcaatccatctatctgtcatctgtctgtctatctatttaCCTACATACTTACCTTCCTACCTACCTATGCATTCAGCTCTTCCCTTGGATTTTTCAGTTATATGAGGCAATAAACTTCCCATTTcaaaccaaattcattcattaagcaaatatttattgagtttctactCTTCTCTATCACTCAATCATTTATTCCTTGCTTTATCCATCCATTAATCCAGCAGTTACTGGAAGACTACTCTGTGCCAAACTCCTTATTGTTAATAAAATGTTGAAGTGTGCCTAGTGGGACCACAGCCTGTAGCACGGTGGTTCAGAGAGATCTTTCCAGCCTAGGTGAGACCCACGTGGAGT
Proteins encoded in this region:
- the CHD9NB gene encoding CHD9 neighbor protein, giving the protein MGCHSSKSTKVAGESQKPAEQPEGEEPNLGAGTEAADGKDASLKDGAPEQKK